A window of Rhododendron vialii isolate Sample 1 chromosome 11a, ASM3025357v1 contains these coding sequences:
- the LOC131307344 gene encoding endoribonuclease YBEY, chloroplastic isoform X1 gives MLPRFSPLLRTLHPHFPADPMAARAVSRSLSSPITAYFRHSSYSTLLPSPIRLCASPLCLDSSVFGWRLSDSRREDPSVPRGLFEKLFAAERGYRKVPRGRRKPARRKRKELELIVDICIEEQLPDDSEISGIAEILRLNAPMAMKLALGRLKDLKSKTRDLAIDDVGCFESVELSLVLCNDEFIRQLNKEWRDEDHATDVLSMSQHVPELKIPILMLGDVVISVETAARQAEERGHSLVDEIRILMVHGLLHLLGFDHEISDEAEAEMEEEEELLLKTLGWKGKGLIRSAYDADTHGTTHLDNTDGNFNDRKKQGSLRFYKPKFSYIFCDMDGTLLNSQSQITSTTAQALREASSRGLKVVIATGKTRAAAISVLKMVDLAGIDGIISEFCPGVFVQGLLVYGRQGREIFRSNLDPSLCREAFTYSLKHEIPLIAFSEDSCLTLFGHPLVDTLHTLNHEPKAQIMPSIEHLLAGIDIQKLIFLDTAEGVATALRPFWAEATKDRATVVQAVPDVLEIVPSGTSKGNGVRMLLDHLGASPEEIMAIGDGENDVEMLELASLGIALSNGSDKAKAVANVIGVSNDEDGVADAIYRYAF, from the exons ATGCTCCCCCGCTTCTCTCCCCTCCTCCGCACCCTCCACCCGCATTTCCCCGCCGACCCCATGGCGGCGCGCGCCGTTTCGCGCTCCTTATCCTCCCCCATCACCGCCTACTTTCGCCACTCTTCTTACTCGACTCTACTTCCATCTCCAATCCGTTTATGCGCCTCGCCCTTGTGTTTGGACTCCTCGGTGTTCGGTTGGAGGCTCAGCGATTCGCGACGCGAGGATCCGAGCGTCCCGAGAGGCCTTTTCGAAAAGTTGTTTGCGGCAGAGAGAGGGTACAGGAAGGTGCCGCGGGGGAGGCGGAAGCCGGCGAGGAGGAAGCGGAAGGAGTTGGAGCTGATTGTCGATATTTGCATCGAAGAACAATTGCCTGACGATTCGGAAATTTCG GGTATTGCAGAAATACTCCGTCTAAATGCTCCGATGGCAATGAAGTTGGCACTTGGTCGCCTAAAGGATCTGAAGTCCAAAACAAGAGATCTCGCTATAGATGATGTTGGTTGTTTCGAAAGTGTTGAGTTATCATTAGTTCTTTGCAATGATGAGTTCATTCGCCAACTCAACAAGGAATGGAGGGATGAAGACCATGCTACTGATGTTCTTTCCATGTCGCAACATGTTCCTGAACTTAAAATTCCAATT CTCATGTTAGGGGACGTTGTAATTTCTGTCGAGACAGCTGCGAGGCAAGCAGAGGAAAGGGGGCACTCTCTTGTTGATGAGATACGCATCCTAATG GTACATGGGTTGTTACATCTCTTGGGGTTTGATCACGAGATTAGTGATGAAGCTGAAGCagaaatggaggaggaggaggaattgCTGTTGAAGACTCTTGGGTGGAAGGGGAAAGGATTGATCCGAAGTGCTTATGATGCTGATACACATGGAACTACTCATTTGGATAACACAGATGGTAATTTCAATG ACAGGAAGAAACAAGGCAGTCTACGATTCTACAAGCCAAAGTTTAGCTACATCTTCTGTGATATGGATG GCACACTGCTGAACAGCCAAAGCCAAATTACTTCAACTACGGCACAAGCTCTGAGAGAGGCCTCTTCAAGGGGTCTCAAAGTGGTGATAGCCACTGGTAAG ACTCGTGCAGCTGCCATAAGTGTTTTAAAGATGGTAGACTTGGCAGGAATAGATGGTATTATTTCAGAGTTTTGCCCTGGAGTCTTTGTGCAG GGATTGCTTGTTTATGGCAGACAAGGTCGGGAAATCTTTAGAAGCAATTTAGATCCTAGTCTCTGCAGAGAG GCATTTACTTACTCTCTGAAGCATGAAATTCCACTTATTGCATTCAGTGAGGATAGTTGCTTAACATTATTTGGTCACCCTCTTGTGGACACACTTCACACTTTAAATCATGAGCCTAAG GCGCAGATCATGCCTTCCATTGAGCACCTCTTGGCTGGGATTGACATACAG AAGTTGATATTCTTAGACACTGCCGAGGGAGTGGCCACTGCACTGCGGCCCTTCTGGGCGGAAGCTACTAAAGACCGTGCTACTGTTGTGCAAGCTGTGCCAGATGTGCTCGAAATTGTACCCTCTGGAACATCAAAAGGAAATGGAGTAAGAATGCTACTTGATCATTTGGGAGCCAGTCCAGAGGAG ATAATGGCTATTGGAGATGGTGAAAATGACGTTGAGATGCTTGAGTTGGCTTCTCTGGGCATTGCTCTCAGTAATGGATCAGACAAGGCAAAAGCCGTAGCTAACGTGATTGGTGTCAGCAATGATGAAGATGGAGTAGCCGATGCCATCTACCGCTATGCATTCTGA
- the LOC131307344 gene encoding endoribonuclease YBEY, chloroplastic isoform X2 — translation MLPRFSPLLRTLHPHFPADPMAARAVSRSLSSPITAYFRHSSYSTLLPSPIRLCASPLCLDSSVFGWRLSDSRREDPSVPRGLFEKLFAAERGYRKVPRGRRKPARRKRKELELIVDICIEEQLPDDSEISGIAEILRLNAPMAMKLALGRLKDLKSKTRDLAIDDVGCFESVELSLVLCNDEFIRQLNKEWRDEDHATDVLSMSQHVPELKIPILMLGDVVISVETAARQAEERGHSLVDEIRILMVHGLLHLLGFDHEISDEAEAEMEEEEELLLKTLGWKGKGLIRSAYDADTHGTTHLDNTDDRKKQGSLRFYKPKFSYIFCDMDGTLLNSQSQITSTTAQALREASSRGLKVVIATGKTRAAAISVLKMVDLAGIDGIISEFCPGVFVQGLLVYGRQGREIFRSNLDPSLCREAFTYSLKHEIPLIAFSEDSCLTLFGHPLVDTLHTLNHEPKAQIMPSIEHLLAGIDIQKLIFLDTAEGVATALRPFWAEATKDRATVVQAVPDVLEIVPSGTSKGNGVRMLLDHLGASPEEIMAIGDGENDVEMLELASLGIALSNGSDKAKAVANVIGVSNDEDGVADAIYRYAF, via the exons ATGCTCCCCCGCTTCTCTCCCCTCCTCCGCACCCTCCACCCGCATTTCCCCGCCGACCCCATGGCGGCGCGCGCCGTTTCGCGCTCCTTATCCTCCCCCATCACCGCCTACTTTCGCCACTCTTCTTACTCGACTCTACTTCCATCTCCAATCCGTTTATGCGCCTCGCCCTTGTGTTTGGACTCCTCGGTGTTCGGTTGGAGGCTCAGCGATTCGCGACGCGAGGATCCGAGCGTCCCGAGAGGCCTTTTCGAAAAGTTGTTTGCGGCAGAGAGAGGGTACAGGAAGGTGCCGCGGGGGAGGCGGAAGCCGGCGAGGAGGAAGCGGAAGGAGTTGGAGCTGATTGTCGATATTTGCATCGAAGAACAATTGCCTGACGATTCGGAAATTTCG GGTATTGCAGAAATACTCCGTCTAAATGCTCCGATGGCAATGAAGTTGGCACTTGGTCGCCTAAAGGATCTGAAGTCCAAAACAAGAGATCTCGCTATAGATGATGTTGGTTGTTTCGAAAGTGTTGAGTTATCATTAGTTCTTTGCAATGATGAGTTCATTCGCCAACTCAACAAGGAATGGAGGGATGAAGACCATGCTACTGATGTTCTTTCCATGTCGCAACATGTTCCTGAACTTAAAATTCCAATT CTCATGTTAGGGGACGTTGTAATTTCTGTCGAGACAGCTGCGAGGCAAGCAGAGGAAAGGGGGCACTCTCTTGTTGATGAGATACGCATCCTAATG GTACATGGGTTGTTACATCTCTTGGGGTTTGATCACGAGATTAGTGATGAAGCTGAAGCagaaatggaggaggaggaggaattgCTGTTGAAGACTCTTGGGTGGAAGGGGAAAGGATTGATCCGAAGTGCTTATGATGCTGATACACATGGAACTACTCATTTGGATAACACAGATG ACAGGAAGAAACAAGGCAGTCTACGATTCTACAAGCCAAAGTTTAGCTACATCTTCTGTGATATGGATG GCACACTGCTGAACAGCCAAAGCCAAATTACTTCAACTACGGCACAAGCTCTGAGAGAGGCCTCTTCAAGGGGTCTCAAAGTGGTGATAGCCACTGGTAAG ACTCGTGCAGCTGCCATAAGTGTTTTAAAGATGGTAGACTTGGCAGGAATAGATGGTATTATTTCAGAGTTTTGCCCTGGAGTCTTTGTGCAG GGATTGCTTGTTTATGGCAGACAAGGTCGGGAAATCTTTAGAAGCAATTTAGATCCTAGTCTCTGCAGAGAG GCATTTACTTACTCTCTGAAGCATGAAATTCCACTTATTGCATTCAGTGAGGATAGTTGCTTAACATTATTTGGTCACCCTCTTGTGGACACACTTCACACTTTAAATCATGAGCCTAAG GCGCAGATCATGCCTTCCATTGAGCACCTCTTGGCTGGGATTGACATACAG AAGTTGATATTCTTAGACACTGCCGAGGGAGTGGCCACTGCACTGCGGCCCTTCTGGGCGGAAGCTACTAAAGACCGTGCTACTGTTGTGCAAGCTGTGCCAGATGTGCTCGAAATTGTACCCTCTGGAACATCAAAAGGAAATGGAGTAAGAATGCTACTTGATCATTTGGGAGCCAGTCCAGAGGAG ATAATGGCTATTGGAGATGGTGAAAATGACGTTGAGATGCTTGAGTTGGCTTCTCTGGGCATTGCTCTCAGTAATGGATCAGACAAGGCAAAAGCCGTAGCTAACGTGATTGGTGTCAGCAATGATGAAGATGGAGTAGCCGATGCCATCTACCGCTATGCATTCTGA